In one Bosea sp. RAC05 genomic region, the following are encoded:
- a CDS encoding ABC transporter ATP-binding protein, with the protein MSSEAYPDAFVALEAVDFGYGAEAIVDGVDWAIPRGAFHCLVGRSGSGKTTLLKLAAGLLAPRQGLVRIDGVTLDGPGPRIGFVFQQPTLLDWLSVLDNVLLPLSLKRSVGEADRETARALLDRVGLSAFAARHPAQLSGGQQSRVAVARALITQPALLLLDEPFAALDALTREELQDDLLALCALQATTVLFVTHDIGEAVYLADRVAIMAGGRLHHDLAIDLPRPRSRELRYGAAFNALCRELRQAMDAAP; encoded by the coding sequence ATGTCGAGTGAAGCCTACCCCGACGCCTTCGTCGCCCTCGAGGCGGTGGATTTCGGCTATGGCGCAGAGGCCATCGTCGACGGCGTCGACTGGGCGATCCCGCGCGGGGCGTTCCATTGCCTGGTCGGGCGCAGCGGCAGCGGCAAGACGACCCTGCTCAAGCTGGCGGCCGGCCTGCTGGCGCCCCGGCAGGGGCTCGTGCGGATCGACGGCGTGACCCTCGACGGGCCGGGGCCGCGGATCGGTTTCGTCTTCCAGCAGCCGACGCTGCTCGACTGGCTCAGCGTTCTCGACAACGTCCTGCTGCCGCTCTCGCTGAAGCGCAGCGTGGGCGAGGCGGATCGCGAGACGGCGCGCGCTTTGCTCGACCGGGTGGGCCTGTCGGCCTTCGCGGCGCGGCATCCCGCCCAGCTCTCGGGCGGGCAGCAGAGCCGGGTCGCGGTGGCGCGGGCGCTGATCACGCAGCCGGCCCTGCTGCTGCTGGACGAGCCCTTTGCGGCGCTCGATGCGCTGACGCGCGAGGAGCTCCAGGACGATCTGCTGGCGCTGTGTGCGCTGCAGGCGACCACGGTACTCTTCGTCACCCATGACATCGGCGAGGCGGTCTATCTCGCCGACCGGGTCGCGATCATGGCCGGCGGGCGGCTGCACCACGACCTCGCCATCGACCTGCCGCGGCCGCGCTCGCGCGAGCTGCGCTATGGCGCGGCCTTCAACGCGCTCTGCCGCGAGCTGCGTCAGGCGATGGATGCCGCGCCATGA
- a CDS encoding dihydrodipicolinate synthase family protein → MDFKPPFTGIHAIVYALFDAQERLNREAMRKQVEICLGLGVHGMAALGLATEVSKLGVTERRMVMEWVAEDTNGRVPLAFTIFGSSVAEQVEQVRAAEAAGADWVILQPPMVGSFGAAEYIRFFGRVAEATSLPVAIQNAPAYMGRGLSADDIRALVAQHPNICLVKGEGSVVEIRHLIEATDGQLPVMNGRGGLELIDNFRAGCAGMILAPDTIDYALAAHARLNAGNEESAEAAYREMLATTVFIMQSLESLICYGKRLFGARAGIEIHDRAPALRPTAFGLDLVQRHAARLGPYRVLG, encoded by the coding sequence ATGGACTTCAAGCCGCCATTCACGGGCATTCACGCGATCGTCTATGCGTTGTTCGATGCGCAGGAGCGGCTGAACCGCGAGGCGATGCGCAAGCAGGTCGAGATCTGTCTCGGGCTCGGCGTCCACGGGATGGCGGCTCTAGGGCTCGCGACCGAGGTCTCGAAGCTCGGCGTAACCGAGCGGCGAATGGTGATGGAGTGGGTCGCCGAGGATACGAACGGGCGCGTACCACTGGCCTTCACGATCTTCGGTTCGTCGGTCGCAGAGCAGGTCGAGCAGGTCCGCGCGGCCGAGGCGGCGGGGGCCGACTGGGTGATCCTGCAGCCACCGATGGTCGGAAGCTTCGGCGCGGCAGAGTACATCCGCTTCTTCGGGCGCGTCGCCGAGGCGACGTCGCTGCCGGTCGCGATCCAGAACGCGCCGGCCTATATGGGGCGCGGCCTCTCCGCCGATGACATTCGCGCGCTGGTCGCGCAGCATCCGAATATCTGCCTCGTCAAGGGCGAGGGTTCGGTCGTGGAGATCCGGCATCTGATCGAGGCGACGGATGGGCAACTGCCGGTCATGAACGGCCGCGGCGGCCTCGAACTGATCGATAATTTTCGTGCCGGTTGCGCCGGGATGATCCTCGCCCCCGATACGATCGACTATGCACTGGCCGCGCATGCGCGGCTCAACGCCGGTAACGAGGAGAGCGCCGAAGCCGCCTACCGCGAGATGCTGGCGACGACGGTCTTCATCATGCAGTCCCTTGAAAGCCTGATCTGCTACGGCAAGCGCCTGTTCGGCGCGCGCGCCGGCATCGAGATCCATGACCGGGCGCCGGCGCTGCGCCCCACTGCGTTCGGCCTCGACCTCGTCCAGCGCCATGCGGCGCGTCTCGGGCCCTATCGAGTCCTCGGCTGA
- a CDS encoding LuxE/PaaK family acyltransferase has protein sequence MTQSEIIEALLAFIEQDDASEAAFERMALAVFAYQFAHNAPYRCFAIQRGRTTLTVRSWRDIPAVPISAFKTLTLSCTPPEAAVRIFMTSGTTQGGVRGKSHHPTMAVWDRSMLVNFRRRFMAGRERMAMGILFPDEQAMPNSSLARYLALAKQECGTPDSEGFIGADGLDLPRLIAALERAQASGEPYALLGASFSFVHLLDALAAQGRRFALPAGSRILDTGGFKGQSREMTPDAFYDALSAALGVPREACINMYGMTELSTQFYDDGNATCPPVKSGPHWIRSRVVDPVSGRDLPEGTTGVLVHHDLAHFNCASAILTEDAGVMVEGGFRLLGRVDGADSKGCSVAVEEFLRAARG, from the coding sequence GTGACGCAGAGCGAGATCATCGAGGCCCTGCTGGCCTTCATCGAGCAGGACGACGCGTCCGAGGCGGCGTTCGAGCGCATGGCGCTGGCCGTCTTCGCTTATCAGTTCGCCCACAACGCACCCTATCGGTGCTTCGCGATCCAGCGCGGGCGCACCACGCTCACCGTCCGCAGCTGGCGCGACATTCCGGCCGTGCCGATCAGCGCCTTCAAGACCCTGACTCTGAGTTGCACGCCGCCCGAGGCGGCCGTGCGCATCTTCATGACCAGCGGCACGACGCAGGGCGGGGTGCGGGGCAAGAGCCACCACCCGACAATGGCCGTCTGGGACCGCTCGATGCTGGTGAATTTCCGCCGCCGCTTCATGGCCGGGCGGGAGCGCATGGCCATGGGCATCCTCTTCCCCGACGAGCAGGCGATGCCGAACTCCTCGCTGGCGCGTTACCTGGCTCTGGCGAAGCAGGAATGTGGGACGCCTGACAGCGAAGGCTTCATCGGTGCAGACGGGCTCGACCTGCCGCGGCTTATCGCGGCGCTGGAGCGGGCGCAGGCCTCGGGCGAGCCCTATGCGCTGCTCGGCGCGAGCTTCAGCTTCGTGCATCTGCTCGACGCGCTGGCGGCGCAGGGACGGCGCTTCGCGCTGCCTGCCGGTAGCCGCATCCTCGACACCGGCGGCTTCAAGGGCCAGTCGCGCGAGATGACGCCGGATGCCTTCTACGACGCGCTGTCGGCGGCGCTCGGCGTGCCGCGCGAGGCTTGCATCAACATGTACGGCATGACCGAACTCAGCACGCAGTTCTATGATGACGGCAATGCGACCTGCCCGCCGGTGAAGTCCGGCCCGCACTGGATCCGCAGCCGCGTGGTCGATCCGGTCAGCGGGCGCGACCTGCCGGAGGGAACGACCGGCGTGCTGGTCCATCACGACCTCGCCCATTTCAACTGTGCCTCCGCGATCCTGACCGAGGATGCCGGCGTGATGGTCGAGGGCGGCTTCCGGTTGCTCGGCCGCGTCGACGGTGCCGATTCCAAGGGCTGTTCGGTGGCGGTCGAGGAATTCCTGCGGGCGGCGCGGGGCTGA
- a CDS encoding ABC transporter permease: protein MRERLASALLLVALLAGWEAWCRLGRVPALIVPAPSSVFATLWSEIASGRLLPHLAVTATEMTLGLALGCTVGLATGILLAEAPVLRRLLHPYIVASQVVPKLALGPLFIVWFGFGLTPTIVITALICFFPLMENTLTGLSQVDSGRRELFRMLGASRLQTLLRLKLPGALPVILAGFRVAVVLALVGAVVGEFIGGRAGLGASIIAAQSVMDSSLMFALFIVITLLGMAFYQAALLIERLLLRHHLKG, encoded by the coding sequence ATGAGGGAAAGGCTGGCCTCGGCGCTCCTGCTCGTCGCCCTGCTCGCCGGCTGGGAGGCGTGGTGCCGTCTCGGCCGGGTCCCGGCCCTGATCGTGCCGGCGCCGTCTTCCGTCTTCGCCACGCTGTGGAGCGAGATCGCCAGCGGGCGTCTGCTGCCGCACCTCGCCGTGACCGCGACCGAAATGACGCTCGGGCTGGCGCTGGGCTGCACGGTCGGGCTGGCGACAGGAATCCTGCTGGCGGAGGCCCCCGTGCTGCGCCGGCTGCTCCATCCCTACATCGTCGCGAGCCAGGTCGTGCCGAAGCTCGCGCTCGGCCCGCTCTTCATCGTCTGGTTCGGCTTCGGCCTGACGCCGACCATCGTGATCACGGCGCTGATCTGCTTCTTCCCGCTGATGGAAAACACGCTGACCGGGCTGTCTCAGGTCGATTCCGGACGGCGCGAGCTGTTCCGCATGCTGGGCGCGAGCCGTCTGCAGACGCTGCTGCGGCTGAAGCTGCCCGGTGCGCTTCCGGTGATCCTCGCGGGGTTCCGGGTCGCGGTCGTGCTGGCGCTGGTCGGCGCCGTCGTCGGCGAGTTCATCGGCGGCCGGGCGGGGCTCGGCGCCTCGATCATCGCCGCCCAGAGCGTGATGGATTCGAGCCTGATGTTCGCGCTCTTCATCGTCATCACGCTGCTCGGCATGGCTTTCTACCAGGCGGCGCTCCTCATCGAGCGGCTGCTGCTGCGCCACCATCTGAAAGGGTAA
- the rplU gene encoding 50S ribosomal protein L21 — protein sequence MFAVIKTGGKQFRVTANDRITTAKIEGNPGDTVAFDTVLMLTDGEKTTLDAKALSEITVAAEIVEQARGDKVIAFKKRRRQNSKRKRGFRAELTVIRITDILTGGKKPEMKKGEASAVALQAGAAEAKAKPAAKAPKAAKAEAGALDASNLSLISGVGPTIEKKLRAAGITSWNDIAAWTEADVAKWDEELKLRGRATREEWVVQAKELLAGKPPRAKADQAELASGEDY from the coding sequence ATGTTCGCAGTCATCAAGACCGGCGGAAAACAGTTCCGCGTGACCGCCAACGATCGCATCACCACCGCCAAGATCGAAGGCAACCCGGGCGACACCGTCGCCTTCGACACCGTGCTGATGCTCACCGACGGCGAGAAGACCACGCTCGACGCCAAGGCCCTCTCCGAGATCACGGTTGCCGCCGAGATCGTCGAGCAGGCTCGCGGCGACAAGGTCATCGCCTTCAAGAAGCGTCGCCGCCAGAATTCGAAGCGCAAGCGTGGCTTCCGCGCCGAGCTGACGGTCATCCGCATCACCGACATTCTCACCGGCGGCAAGAAGCCGGAGATGAAGAAGGGCGAGGCTTCGGCCGTCGCGCTTCAGGCCGGCGCTGCCGAGGCCAAGGCCAAGCCCGCCGCGAAGGCTCCGAAGGCCGCCAAGGCCGAGGCCGGTGCGCTGGACGCCTCCAACCTCTCGCTGATCTCGGGCGTCGGCCCGACCATCGAGAAGAAGCTGCGCGCCGCCGGCATCACCTCCTGGAACGACATCGCCGCCTGGACCGAGGCCGACGTCGCCAAGTGGGACGAGGAGCTCAAGCTCCGCGGCCGCGCCACCCGCGAGGAGTGGGTCGTGCAGGCCAAGGAGCTCCTGGCCGGCAAGCCCCCGCGGGCCAAGGCCGACCAGGCCGAGCTGGCTTCCGGCGAGGACTACTGA
- a CDS encoding DUF2161 domain-containing phosphodiesterase produces METSLYLPVKAFLEALGYTVKGEVGPCDLVGVRAGDPSVVVIGELKLTFNLELILQGVDRMSIGDEVWLAARLSARGKGRESDPRYRNLCRRLGLGLLGVAASGQVDVLVSPVAPTPRKDPKRRSRLVDEHRRRQGDPVVGGGTRRPVMTAYRQQALACAAAMVEGPQRPRDLKPTCPDAQKILHRNVYGWFETTGRGVYALTAAGRDALATWRPALQSGAASAAE; encoded by the coding sequence GTGGAAACGTCGCTCTACCTGCCGGTTAAGGCGTTCCTCGAGGCGCTGGGCTACACCGTCAAGGGCGAGGTCGGGCCTTGCGATCTCGTCGGGGTGCGGGCCGGCGACCCGAGCGTGGTGGTGATCGGCGAGCTCAAGCTGACCTTCAATCTCGAGCTGATCCTGCAAGGCGTCGACCGCATGAGCATCGGCGACGAGGTCTGGCTGGCGGCGCGGCTGTCGGCCCGGGGCAAGGGCCGCGAGAGCGATCCGCGCTACCGCAATCTCTGTCGCCGGCTCGGTCTCGGGCTGCTGGGGGTCGCCGCATCCGGCCAGGTCGACGTGCTCGTGTCCCCGGTTGCACCGACGCCGCGCAAGGACCCGAAACGGCGGTCCCGTCTCGTGGATGAACACCGGCGTCGCCAGGGCGATCCCGTCGTTGGCGGCGGCACGCGCCGACCGGTGATGACCGCCTATCGCCAGCAGGCGCTGGCCTGCGCGGCGGCAATGGTGGAGGGGCCGCAACGGCCGCGCGACCTCAAGCCGACCTGCCCGGACGCGCAGAAGATTCTGCACCGCAACGTCTATGGCTGGTTCGAGACAACGGGTCGCGGCGTCTATGCGTTGACCGCGGCGGGGCGGGATGCGCTCGCGACATGGCGACCGGCGCTGCAATCCGGGGCCGCTTCCGCAGCCGAATGA
- the rpmA gene encoding 50S ribosomal protein L27, with amino-acid sequence MAHKKAGGSSRNGRDSESKRLGVKKFGDQAVIPGNIIIRQRGTRWHAGVNVGMGKDHTLFATTAGRVRFTTKLGRAFVNVVPAQEAAE; translated from the coding sequence ATGGCTCACAAAAAGGCAGGCGGCTCGTCCCGCAACGGTCGCGACTCCGAAAGCAAGCGCCTCGGCGTGAAGAAGTTCGGCGACCAGGCCGTCATTCCGGGCAACATCATCATCCGCCAGCGCGGAACCCGTTGGCATGCCGGCGTCAATGTCGGCATGGGCAAAGACCATACCCTCTTTGCGACCACGGCCGGCCGAGTCCGATTCACGACGAAACTCGGCCGAGCTTTCGTGAACGTAGTCCCGGCCCAAGAGGCCGCAGAATAA
- a CDS encoding acyl-CoA reductase, giving the protein MIETAGHLPGLPAGEVAWRTLDFSAWGERVQVRVPELTTAQAGALASHVREQARTYLRTLPVAQIVATLDAAIARLLDRNDPWRRRAEAVLPIVTGYDRESVRLGLSGYLRSFRAPQLQRFLAEDFANPAVLDGFQPAMKGGFTRAQGPQLLLHIWAGNVPGLSLWSLICGLLVKAGTVGKVASAEPLLAGWFAQIIAEIDPRLGQCLAVVWWKGGDAEAERAWLNQADTIVAYGGNDALTAIRERVPVTARFLAHGHRIGFGLIGAEALDTRRAGPLARLVAQDVARWEQQGCYSPQMLFVARGGAVSPREFAERVSQELGALRLRHPRRALSVAEAAGVAAWRSREEMRGFDEDGTVVLGEAGDGWSVVFNDAAQPLAPSALNRTLKIVAVDSLDAVPALVSPSRAYLQTAAVAASPRELFRIAALLGDAGVTRICGFGAMAAPEAGWHNDGRFNLLDLVRLTEIEQSAERAADDLAPYVE; this is encoded by the coding sequence GTGATCGAGACCGCGGGGCATCTGCCGGGGCTGCCGGCCGGCGAGGTCGCCTGGCGGACGCTGGACTTCAGCGCCTGGGGCGAGCGCGTGCAGGTGCGGGTTCCGGAGCTGACCACGGCGCAGGCCGGCGCGCTCGCCAGCCATGTGCGCGAGCAGGCGCGGACCTATCTCAGGACGCTGCCGGTCGCGCAGATCGTCGCGACGCTGGACGCCGCCATCGCCCGGCTGCTCGACCGGAACGATCCCTGGCGGCGGCGGGCGGAAGCCGTCTTGCCCATCGTCACCGGCTATGACCGCGAGAGCGTTCGCCTTGGGCTGTCGGGCTATCTGCGCAGCTTCCGCGCGCCGCAGCTGCAGCGCTTCCTGGCCGAGGATTTCGCCAACCCGGCCGTGCTCGACGGTTTCCAGCCGGCGATGAAGGGCGGCTTCACGCGCGCCCAGGGGCCGCAGCTCCTGCTCCATATCTGGGCGGGGAACGTGCCGGGCCTGTCGCTCTGGAGCCTGATCTGCGGGCTCCTGGTCAAGGCGGGCACGGTCGGCAAGGTCGCGAGCGCCGAGCCGCTGTTGGCGGGGTGGTTCGCGCAGATCATCGCCGAGATCGACCCTAGGCTCGGCCAATGCCTGGCGGTGGTCTGGTGGAAGGGCGGCGACGCGGAGGCGGAGCGTGCCTGGCTGAACCAGGCCGACACGATCGTCGCCTATGGCGGCAATGACGCGCTGACGGCGATCCGCGAGCGGGTGCCGGTGACGGCGCGCTTCCTCGCGCATGGGCACCGGATCGGGTTCGGGCTGATTGGTGCCGAGGCGCTCGACACGCGCCGGGCCGGGCCGCTGGCGCGGCTCGTGGCGCAGGATGTGGCGCGCTGGGAGCAGCAGGGCTGCTACTCGCCGCAGATGCTGTTCGTCGCCCGGGGCGGGGCGGTCTCGCCACGCGAATTCGCCGAGCGCGTCTCGCAGGAGCTCGGTGCGCTGCGGCTCCGCCATCCGCGCCGCGCGCTCTCGGTGGCGGAGGCGGCCGGCGTTGCCGCCTGGCGCAGCCGCGAAGAGATGCGCGGCTTCGACGAGGACGGGACCGTGGTGCTGGGCGAGGCCGGCGATGGCTGGAGTGTGGTCTTCAACGATGCCGCCCAGCCACTCGCGCCGAGCGCGCTCAACCGCACGCTGAAGATCGTCGCCGTCGACAGCCTCGATGCGGTGCCGGCGCTGGTTTCGCCCTCCCGCGCCTATCTGCAGACCGCGGCGGTCGCGGCCTCGCCGCGCGAGCTGTTCCGCATCGCGGCGCTGCTAGGGGACGCGGGCGTCACCCGCATCTGCGGCTTCGGGGCGATGGCGGCCCCCGAGGCCGGCTGGCACAATGACGGGCGCTTCAACCTGCTCGACTTGGTCAGGCTGACCGAGATCGAGCAATCGGCCGAACGGGCCGCCGACGACCTGGCACCCTATGTCGAGTGA